The following are encoded together in the Phenylobacterium sp. NIBR 498073 genome:
- a CDS encoding flagellar motor protein MotB, with amino-acid sequence MAMGEAPILIKKVKKGHGHAHHGGAWKVAYADFVTAMMAFFLLMWLINTTSPEQKRGIADYFAPASVSESTSGSGGILGGTALGDDGAMAAGSQSMVEEMAPESRNPNDGTQTDAAKEMAREASTEALREAVLQREQAAFASAAQSLRQALQDMPELAELSKNILIDVTPEGLRIQLVDQEGRSMFANGRTEPNDRAKLLLRAVARVINQLPNRISVSGHTSMSPNGAKADGDWQLSAGRADASRRVLQASGVDPDRVYQVSGKANSEPLYPDDPTLAGNRRIAIVLLREAPVLPPDHGLQ; translated from the coding sequence ATGGCGATGGGCGAAGCGCCTATCCTGATCAAGAAGGTCAAGAAAGGCCACGGGCACGCCCACCACGGCGGCGCCTGGAAGGTGGCCTATGCCGACTTCGTGACGGCGATGATGGCCTTCTTCCTTCTGATGTGGCTGATCAACACCACGAGCCCGGAGCAGAAGCGCGGCATCGCCGACTATTTCGCGCCGGCCAGCGTGTCGGAAAGCACCTCGGGCTCCGGGGGCATCCTCGGCGGCACCGCCTTGGGCGACGACGGGGCGATGGCCGCCGGGTCGCAGTCGATGGTCGAGGAAATGGCGCCTGAGTCGCGCAATCCCAACGACGGCACCCAGACCGACGCGGCCAAGGAGATGGCCCGCGAGGCCTCGACCGAAGCCCTGCGCGAAGCGGTGCTGCAACGCGAGCAGGCGGCCTTCGCCTCGGCGGCGCAGTCGCTGCGCCAGGCGCTGCAGGACATGCCTGAACTGGCCGAGCTTTCGAAGAACATCCTGATCGACGTCACGCCCGAGGGGCTGCGCATCCAGCTGGTCGACCAGGAAGGCCGCTCGATGTTCGCCAACGGCCGCACCGAACCCAACGACCGCGCCAAGCTGCTGCTGCGCGCCGTCGCCCGCGTCATCAACCAGTTGCCCAACCGGATCAGCGTCTCGGGCCATACCAGCATGTCGCCAAACGGCGCGAAGGCCGACGGCGACTGGCAACTGTCGGCCGGCCGCGCCGACGCCTCGCGCCGTGTGCTGCAGGCCTCGGGCGTCGACCCGGATCGCGTCTATCAGGTTTCGGGCAAGGCCAATTCGGAACCGCTGTACCCGGACGATCCGACCCTGGCCGGAAACCGTCGGATCGCCATCGTGCTGTTGCGCGAGGCCCCTGTCCTGCCCCCGGATCACGGCCTGCAATGA
- a CDS encoding arginyltransferase, whose product MTQHFPTRQLRFFLTAPSPCPYLPDRHERKVFAHLPLSDGASVNDSLTQVGFRRSQNIAYRPACESCSACVSARIPARDYEFSRSERKVLARNEDIERHLVEAEATMEQFDLLRRYLTTRHADGGMAEMTWPDYVAMVEDTAVRTHIIEYRLRSKDGGPGDLIACALVDLMNDGLSLVYSFYDPALARRSLGSFMILDHVVQAKLTQIPYVYLGYWVRGSEKMDYKVRFSPIELLRPEGWSLMSARDRVRPTEA is encoded by the coding sequence GTGACGCAGCACTTTCCGACGCGACAGCTCAGGTTCTTTCTGACGGCGCCCAGTCCGTGCCCTTACCTGCCGGACCGCCACGAGCGGAAAGTCTTTGCGCACCTGCCGCTGTCGGACGGGGCGAGCGTCAACGACAGCCTGACCCAGGTCGGCTTCCGTCGCTCCCAGAACATCGCCTACCGCCCGGCCTGTGAAAGCTGCTCGGCCTGCGTGTCGGCCCGAATCCCGGCCCGCGACTACGAATTCTCGCGCTCGGAACGCAAGGTGCTGGCGCGCAACGAAGACATCGAGCGCCACCTGGTCGAGGCCGAGGCGACCATGGAGCAGTTCGACCTGCTCCGCCGCTATCTGACCACCCGGCACGCCGACGGCGGCATGGCCGAGATGACCTGGCCCGACTACGTCGCCATGGTCGAGGACACCGCCGTCAGGACCCACATCATCGAGTATCGGCTGCGTTCGAAGGACGGCGGCCCCGGCGATCTGATCGCCTGCGCGCTGGTCGACCTGATGAACGACGGCCTCAGCCTGGTCTATTCATTCTACGACCCTGCGCTCGCGCGGCGGAGCCTCGGCTCGTTCATGATCCTGGACCACGTCGTCCAGGCCAAGCTGACGCAGATACCCTACGTCTATCTCGGCTATTGGGTCCGGGGCTCCGAGAAGATGGACTACAAGGTCCGCTTCTCCCCGATCGAGCTGCTGCGTCCGGAAGGCTGGTCGCTGATGTCGGCCCGCGACCGGGTTCGGCCGACGGAGGCCTGA
- a CDS encoding arylsulfatase, which translates to MPADEQLNRTILPIPEPKHVGLTTYDAKDPDTRYPPIRALQPPKQAPNVVIFLVDDAGFGSSSVFGGPCHTPNFEKLAGGGLKYIRFHTTALCSPTRQALLTGRNHHSVGMGAITEMGTSAPGNSGVRPKDKAPLAEILKLNGFSTAQFGKCHEVPIWEVSPMGPFTQWPTGSGFEHFYGFVGGEANQYYPGLYEGTTAVEPPRTPEEGYTLNEDLADRAITWIRQQKVLMPDKPFFVYYAPGATHAPHHVPAGWSDKYKGKFDGGWDKLREETFARQKTLGVIGKDAQLTKRHEEIPAWNDMPAELKPVLAKQMEIYAGFMEQTDHEIGRVIDAINDLGVMDDTLIYLIIGDNGASAEGTINGCFNELCTLNGLPGIETPEFLLSKIDDFGTPKAYNHYAVGWAHALCAPYQWTKQIASHWGGTRNGTIVHWPRVIKAKGETRDQFHHVIDVAKTVLEVCGLPEPTIVNSIAQAPFEGSSMVSTFTNPRAEEIHTVQYFEIMGNRGIYHKGWTACTRHRTPWKADAPRPFDEDVWELYGPDDWTQSNNLAAKEPKKLADLQRLWLIEATKYNVVPLDDRGFERINPDIAGRPQMITGESQLLFPGMRVSEACILTLKNKSYAVTAQITVPAGGAEGVIITQGGEAGGWALYAKQGKLKCCFNYFGIEYFIIAADAAIPPGDHQVRMEFKYDGGGLGKGGDLTLFYDGKQVGKGRVEKTQPMAYSADEACDVGCDTGSPASYEYGTTGNSFTGKIEWVQIDLKGDDHDHLVSAEERLKVAMARQ; encoded by the coding sequence ATGCCCGCCGACGAGCAACTGAACCGCACGATCCTGCCCATTCCGGAGCCCAAGCACGTCGGTCTGACGACCTACGACGCTAAGGATCCGGACACCCGCTACCCGCCGATCAGGGCGCTGCAGCCGCCCAAGCAGGCCCCCAACGTCGTGATCTTCCTGGTCGATGACGCTGGCTTCGGCTCCTCGTCCGTGTTCGGCGGGCCGTGCCACACCCCGAACTTCGAGAAGCTGGCCGGCGGCGGGCTCAAGTACATCCGTTTCCACACCACGGCCCTGTGTTCGCCCACGCGCCAGGCGTTGCTGACCGGCCGCAACCACCACTCGGTCGGCATGGGCGCGATCACCGAGATGGGCACGTCGGCTCCCGGCAACAGCGGCGTGCGCCCGAAGGACAAGGCGCCGCTGGCCGAAATCCTAAAGCTCAACGGCTTCTCGACCGCGCAGTTCGGCAAGTGCCACGAGGTCCCGATCTGGGAGGTTTCCCCGATGGGGCCGTTCACCCAGTGGCCGACCGGTTCCGGCTTCGAGCACTTCTACGGCTTCGTCGGCGGCGAGGCGAACCAGTACTATCCGGGTCTGTACGAGGGGACGACGGCGGTGGAGCCGCCGAGAACTCCGGAGGAGGGCTACACCCTCAACGAGGACCTGGCCGACCGCGCAATCACCTGGATCCGCCAGCAGAAGGTGCTGATGCCGGACAAGCCGTTCTTCGTCTACTACGCGCCCGGCGCCACCCACGCGCCGCACCACGTACCGGCGGGGTGGTCCGACAAGTACAAGGGCAAGTTCGACGGCGGCTGGGACAAGCTGCGCGAGGAGACGTTCGCTCGCCAGAAGACGCTCGGCGTCATCGGCAAGGACGCGCAACTCACCAAGCGGCACGAGGAAATCCCTGCCTGGAACGACATGCCGGCGGAGCTCAAGCCCGTCCTGGCCAAGCAGATGGAGATCTATGCCGGCTTCATGGAGCAGACCGACCACGAGATCGGCCGGGTCATCGACGCCATCAATGATCTCGGGGTCATGGACGACACGCTGATCTACCTGATCATCGGCGACAATGGGGCCTCGGCCGAAGGCACGATCAACGGCTGCTTCAATGAGCTCTGCACGCTCAACGGCCTGCCGGGCATCGAGACGCCGGAGTTCCTGCTCAGCAAGATCGACGATTTCGGGACGCCCAAGGCCTACAACCACTATGCCGTCGGCTGGGCGCATGCGCTTTGTGCACCTTACCAGTGGACGAAGCAGATCGCCTCTCACTGGGGCGGCACCCGCAATGGAACGATTGTCCACTGGCCGCGGGTGATCAAGGCCAAGGGCGAGACCCGCGATCAGTTCCACCATGTGATCGACGTCGCCAAGACGGTCCTGGAGGTCTGCGGCTTGCCTGAGCCGACGATCGTCAATTCCATCGCACAGGCGCCGTTCGAAGGCTCCAGCATGGTCTCGACCTTCACCAATCCGAGGGCGGAGGAAATCCACACGGTCCAGTACTTCGAGATTATGGGCAACCGCGGCATCTATCATAAGGGCTGGACGGCCTGCACCCGCCACCGGACCCCGTGGAAGGCCGACGCGCCGCGGCCGTTCGATGAGGACGTCTGGGAGCTCTACGGCCCCGACGACTGGACCCAGTCCAACAACCTGGCGGCCAAGGAACCGAAGAAGCTCGCCGACCTGCAGCGGCTCTGGCTGATCGAGGCGACCAAGTACAATGTGGTGCCGCTGGACGATCGAGGTTTCGAGCGGATCAATCCTGACATCGCCGGACGGCCTCAGATGATCACCGGCGAGAGCCAGCTGCTATTCCCGGGCATGCGGGTTTCTGAGGCCTGCATTCTCACCCTCAAGAACAAGTCCTACGCGGTGACCGCCCAGATCACGGTCCCCGCCGGCGGCGCCGAGGGCGTGATCATCACTCAAGGCGGCGAGGCCGGGGGCTGGGCGCTTTACGCCAAGCAGGGCAAGCTGAAGTGCTGCTTCAACTACTTCGGCATCGAGTACTTCATCATCGCCGCCGATGCCGCCATTCCCCCGGGTGACCATCAGGTGCGGATGGAGTTCAAGTATGACGGCGGCGGTCTTGGAAAGGGGGGCGACCTGACGCTGTTCTATGACGGCAAGCAGGTCGGCAAGGGGCGTGTCGAGAAGACTCAGCCGATGGCCTATTCAGCGGACGAAGCCTGCGATGTCGGCTGCGACACCGGATCGCCGGCGTCCTATGAGTACGGCACGACCGGCAACAGCTTCACCGGCAAGATCGAGTGGGTGCAGATCGACCTCAAGGGAGACGACCACGATCACCTGGTGAGCGCCGAAGAGCGGCTGAAGGTGGCGATGGCCCGCCAGTAG
- the hemB gene encoding porphobilinogen synthase, with the protein MSMPPLAAYPALRLRRLRQADWVRRLVRESVLTPADLIWSMVVHEGEGEVPVASMPGVSRLSVDQCAQAAVEARKLGIPAIAIFPHIDGAKKDAAGSLAADPNGVVCRAVKAMKDAAPEVGIMCDVALDPFTDHGHDGIIEGDKIANDATIERLVEQALVQARAGCDILAPSDMMDGRCGKLREALEAEGLQDVMIMSYAAKFASAFYGPYRDAIGSGKLGTAGPADKKTYQMDSANTEEALREVALDIAEGADMVMVKPGMPYLDIVSRVVREFNMPTFAFQVSGEYAMIMAAAQNGWIDEERAILESLGAFKRAGAAGIITYFAPRAARMLGA; encoded by the coding sequence ATGAGCATGCCCCCCCTCGCCGCCTACCCCGCCCTGCGTCTCCGTCGCTTGCGCCAGGCCGACTGGGTCCGACGCCTGGTCCGCGAAAGCGTCCTCACCCCCGCCGACCTGATCTGGTCGATGGTCGTGCATGAAGGCGAAGGCGAGGTTCCCGTCGCCTCGATGCCGGGCGTCTCGCGCCTGTCCGTCGACCAGTGCGCCCAGGCTGCCGTCGAAGCCCGCAAGCTCGGCATTCCGGCCATCGCCATCTTCCCGCATATCGACGGGGCCAAGAAAGACGCCGCCGGTTCGCTGGCCGCCGACCCGAACGGGGTCGTCTGCCGCGCCGTGAAGGCCATGAAGGACGCCGCGCCCGAGGTCGGCATCATGTGCGACGTCGCCCTGGACCCGTTCACCGACCACGGCCACGACGGGATCATCGAGGGCGACAAGATCGCCAACGACGCGACCATCGAACGGCTGGTCGAGCAGGCTCTGGTCCAGGCGCGCGCCGGCTGCGACATCCTCGCCCCGTCGGACATGATGGACGGCCGCTGCGGCAAGCTGCGCGAAGCGCTGGAGGCTGAGGGCCTGCAGGACGTGATGATCATGTCCTATGCGGCCAAGTTCGCCTCGGCGTTCTACGGTCCCTATCGCGACGCCATCGGCTCGGGAAAGCTCGGCACCGCCGGCCCCGCCGACAAGAAAACCTATCAGATGGACTCGGCCAACACCGAGGAAGCCTTGCGCGAGGTCGCCCTCGACATCGCCGAGGGCGCCGACATGGTGATGGTCAAGCCGGGCATGCCCTATCTCGACATCGTCAGCCGGGTGGTCCGCGAGTTCAACATGCCGACCTTCGCATTCCAGGTCTCCGGCGAGTACGCCATGATCATGGCCGCCGCCCAGAACGGCTGGATCGACGAGGAACGCGCGATCCTGGAAAGCCTGGGCGCCTTCAAGCGCGCCGGGGCGGCCGGCATCATCACCTACTTCGCACCGCGCGCCGCGCGGATGCTGGGGGCGTGA
- a CDS encoding isobutyryl-CoA dehydrogenase: MDFTLSDDQRAIQEAAMAFAEAELAPNSARWDEDKHFPTDVLRKAAELGFAGIYIGEDVGGSALTRLDASIVFEALSYGDVSVAAYLTIHNMASWMIDRFGSQELRRKYLPRLTTMELIASYCLTEPGSGSDAAALRTTATLDGDHYVLNGSKAFISGGGVSDLYVVMARTGEPGAKGVSAIVVESGTPGLSFGAQEKKMGWNAQPTAQVNFDNVRVPVENRIGGEGEGFRFAMMGLDGGRLNIASCSLGGAAFALDTAQAYMTERKQFGKQLADFQALQFKIADMATELEAARLMVRRAANALDNRDPQATKYCAMAKRFATDAGFDVANQALQLHGGYGYLKDYPLERVVRDLRVHQILEGTNEIMRVIIAREMFRQ, from the coding sequence ATGGATTTCACCCTCTCCGACGATCAGCGCGCAATTCAGGAGGCCGCGATGGCGTTCGCCGAGGCGGAACTTGCCCCGAACTCGGCGCGCTGGGACGAGGACAAGCATTTCCCGACGGACGTGCTGCGCAAGGCCGCTGAGCTCGGCTTCGCTGGGATCTACATCGGAGAGGACGTCGGCGGTTCGGCCTTGACCCGGCTCGACGCCTCGATCGTCTTCGAGGCGCTCAGCTACGGCGACGTCTCGGTCGCGGCCTATCTGACGATCCACAACATGGCTTCGTGGATGATCGACCGTTTCGGTTCGCAGGAGCTGCGGCGGAAGTATCTGCCCCGGCTGACGACCATGGAACTGATCGCCAGCTACTGCCTGACCGAGCCCGGCTCGGGTTCGGATGCGGCCGCCCTGCGCACGACGGCGACACTGGATGGCGACCACTACGTCCTCAACGGCTCCAAGGCGTTTATTTCCGGGGGCGGGGTCTCGGACCTCTACGTGGTCATGGCGCGCACCGGCGAGCCGGGCGCCAAGGGGGTCTCGGCGATCGTGGTCGAGAGCGGGACGCCTGGCCTCTCGTTCGGGGCCCAGGAAAAGAAGATGGGCTGGAACGCCCAACCCACGGCCCAGGTGAACTTCGACAATGTCCGCGTCCCGGTTGAGAATCGGATCGGCGGGGAGGGCGAGGGCTTCCGGTTCGCGATGATGGGGCTCGACGGCGGGCGGCTGAACATCGCCTCCTGCTCGCTCGGCGGCGCGGCCTTCGCGCTCGATACGGCCCAGGCCTACATGACCGAGCGCAAGCAGTTCGGAAAGCAGCTCGCCGACTTCCAGGCGCTGCAGTTCAAGATCGCCGACATGGCGACCGAGCTGGAGGCGGCGCGGCTGATGGTGCGCCGGGCCGCGAATGCGCTCGATAATCGCGATCCGCAGGCCACCAAGTACTGCGCCATGGCTAAGCGCTTCGCCACCGACGCCGGCTTTGACGTCGCCAACCAGGCGCTGCAGCTTCACGGCGGTTACGGTTATCTGAAGGACTATCCGCTCGAGCGAGTCGTGCGGGACCTGCGGGTCCACCAGATCCTCGAAGGCACCAACGAAATCATGCGGGTGATCATCGCCCGGGAGATGTTCCGGCAATGA
- a CDS encoding enoyl-CoA hydratase/isomerase family protein, giving the protein MTDEVLIRVEGSVGRITLNRPKALHALTTAMCAAMTDALLAWRDDPVVKLVLLDHAGERGFCAGGDIRMLADSGARDGKDAREFFFIEYRLNHLLFEYAKPVVVIMDGVTMGGGVGLSMPAGYRVATERTTFAMPETGIGLFPDVGGGWFLPRMPSHIGTWLALTGGRIKAADCELIGVATDFVESGKVEALKAAIVADPAAVDRLLTEYEGDAGRPPLAAHQDEIDKIFGADTLEEILAGLKAAGTEWALEQLKVLATKSPQTMKVALRQLRLGGKMESFAENMTMEYRIGARVVQRHDFIEGVRAVIVDKDNSPRWNPPTPEGVSEAMLDEIFAPLPSDQEWSPLA; this is encoded by the coding sequence ATGACCGATGAAGTCCTGATCCGTGTCGAAGGTAGTGTCGGGCGGATCACGCTGAACCGGCCCAAGGCGCTGCACGCCCTGACCACGGCGATGTGCGCGGCGATGACCGACGCGCTGCTGGCCTGGCGTGACGATCCCGTCGTGAAGCTGGTGCTGCTCGATCACGCCGGCGAGCGCGGCTTTTGCGCTGGCGGCGACATCCGCATGCTGGCCGATAGCGGCGCTCGCGACGGCAAGGACGCGCGCGAGTTCTTCTTCATCGAGTACCGCCTGAACCACCTGCTGTTCGAGTACGCCAAGCCGGTGGTCGTCATCATGGACGGCGTCACCATGGGCGGCGGCGTGGGCCTCTCCATGCCGGCCGGCTATCGCGTGGCGACCGAGCGGACCACCTTCGCCATGCCTGAGACGGGCATCGGCCTCTTTCCCGATGTCGGAGGCGGGTGGTTCTTGCCGCGCATGCCCAGCCATATCGGAACCTGGCTGGCCCTGACCGGAGGGCGAATCAAGGCGGCTGACTGCGAGCTGATCGGGGTCGCCACCGACTTCGTGGAGAGCGGCAAGGTCGAGGCGCTGAAGGCGGCGATCGTGGCCGATCCGGCCGCCGTAGACCGCTTGCTGACCGAATACGAAGGGGACGCCGGTCGTCCGCCGCTGGCTGCGCACCAGGACGAGATCGACAAGATCTTCGGGGCCGATACGCTCGAGGAGATCTTGGCTGGCCTGAAGGCGGCCGGGACCGAATGGGCGTTGGAGCAGCTCAAGGTGCTGGCGACCAAGTCGCCGCAGACCATGAAGGTCGCGCTGCGCCAGCTGCGTCTCGGCGGGAAGATGGAGTCCTTCGCCGAAAATATGACGATGGAATACCGTATCGGCGCCCGCGTCGTGCAGCGTCACGACTTCATCGAGGGCGTGCGGGCGGTCATCGTCGACAAGGACAATTCACCGCGCTGGAACCCGCCTACGCCCGAGGGCGTCAGCGAGGCCATGCTCGATGAGATTTTCGCGCCGCTTCCTTCCGACCAGGAGTGGTCGCCGCTAGCTTGA
- a CDS encoding GNAT family N-acetyltransferase, with amino-acid sequence MIEIRPARLPDDIEAIEAIDRSFRSDTALAPIRGDHGIEFLPYGVAVEKVLPLDDLREVERAWDTAWVAVRDGTPCGFAAVGFQEWNRRLALWHLYVDASVRGQGVARRLIDVVAAHARGLGARHLWLEASSVNTPAIEAYKALEFQVTGFDLTLYDGTESEGEFALFLSRALED; translated from the coding sequence GTGATTGAAATTCGGCCGGCGCGGCTGCCGGACGATATTGAGGCGATCGAGGCCATTGATCGTTCGTTTCGGAGCGATACGGCCCTAGCGCCGATCCGCGGGGACCACGGTATCGAGTTTCTTCCTTATGGCGTGGCGGTGGAGAAGGTGCTGCCGCTTGACGACCTGCGGGAAGTCGAACGCGCCTGGGACACGGCCTGGGTCGCTGTTCGCGACGGAACGCCGTGCGGGTTTGCGGCGGTCGGCTTCCAGGAGTGGAATCGACGCCTGGCGCTCTGGCATCTCTATGTGGATGCGTCGGTGCGTGGCCAGGGAGTGGCCCGCCGCCTGATCGACGTGGTGGCGGCGCACGCGCGGGGCCTTGGCGCACGCCATCTCTGGTTGGAGGCGAGCAGCGTGAACACGCCCGCCATAGAGGCGTACAAGGCGCTGGAATTCCAGGTTACGGGCTTTGACCTGACACTCTACGACGGCACCGAGTCGGAGGGGGAATTCGCCCTATTTCTCAGCCGAGCGCTCGAGGATTAG
- a CDS encoding DnaA/Hda family protein codes for MTRQLRLRLRRPASYAREDLVRGPSNALAIATLDAWPAWPGGALALFGPAGSGKTHLAREWAHRVGALIMDRVVPDVASAVGRPVLIEDVDQGVDDEALFHLINMAGRDGAGLLLTAREAPTAWRAELPDLRSRLNALFVAEIQEPDDEVLEGVLRKFFRERSIRPPKEVYPYLLRRMERSIPCAREIVKRLDEAADDEQRPISRMLARQILEDDTENLDLFE; via the coding sequence ATGACGCGGCAATTACGCCTGAGGCTCCGGCGCCCGGCTTCCTACGCTCGCGAAGACTTGGTTCGCGGCCCTTCCAACGCCCTGGCCATCGCCACGCTGGACGCTTGGCCGGCCTGGCCAGGCGGCGCGCTGGCGCTGTTCGGCCCCGCAGGCAGCGGCAAGACGCACCTGGCGCGGGAGTGGGCGCATCGCGTCGGCGCGTTGATCATGGACCGCGTCGTGCCCGACGTAGCCTCGGCCGTCGGACGCCCGGTGCTGATCGAGGACGTCGATCAGGGCGTTGACGACGAAGCGCTGTTCCACCTGATCAACATGGCCGGGCGCGACGGCGCCGGCCTGCTGCTGACCGCGCGCGAGGCGCCGACGGCGTGGCGCGCCGAGCTCCCCGACCTGCGCTCGCGCCTCAACGCGCTGTTCGTCGCCGAAATCCAGGAACCTGATGATGAAGTGCTGGAGGGCGTACTAAGAAAATTCTTCCGCGAGCGGAGCATTCGCCCGCCCAAGGAGGTTTATCCATATCTCCTGCGCCGCATGGAACGGTCGATCCCGTGCGCGCGCGAAATCGTGAAGCGGCTGGATGAGGCCGCCGATGATGAACAGCGCCCCATTTCGCGCATGCTTGCGCGACAGATTCTTGAAGATGATACGGAGAATCTTGACCTTTTCGAGTGA
- a CDS encoding NAD(P)-dependent oxidoreductase encodes MKVAFVGLGVMGFPMAGHLAKAGHDVTVFNRSPQKAQAWAGLHPGAAAATVAEAAAGAEIVFLCVGNDDDVRGVVAQALSAMAADAIIVDHTTTSAKVAREMADLAGQGGRWFVDAPVSGGQAGAENGQLTVMCGGDPAAFARAEPVIAAFAKATRLMGGPGAGQLTKMVNQICIAGVVQGLAEGMHFAKRAGLDPLEVAAAISKGAAQSWQMDNRWTTMAENRFDFGFAVDWMRKDLGLVLDEAQANGARLDMTALVDGYYGEVQELGGNRWDTSSLVARLEKP; translated from the coding sequence ATGAAAGTCGCGTTCGTGGGCCTGGGTGTCATGGGCTTTCCGATGGCCGGACATCTGGCTAAGGCGGGCCACGACGTGACGGTGTTCAACCGCAGCCCGCAGAAGGCGCAGGCCTGGGCGGGCCTGCATCCCGGCGCGGCTGCTGCGACCGTGGCCGAGGCCGCCGCGGGCGCGGAGATCGTTTTCCTGTGCGTCGGCAATGACGACGACGTGCGCGGCGTCGTCGCCCAGGCCTTGTCGGCCATGGCGGCAGACGCAATCATCGTCGATCACACCACGACCTCCGCCAAGGTGGCGCGCGAGATGGCGGACTTGGCCGGTCAGGGCGGCCGCTGGTTCGTCGACGCGCCGGTCTCCGGCGGGCAGGCGGGGGCCGAGAACGGCCAGCTGACGGTCATGTGCGGCGGCGATCCGGCCGCCTTCGCCCGGGCCGAACCCGTGATCGCCGCCTTCGCCAAAGCCACCCGCCTGATGGGCGGCCCGGGCGCCGGGCAGCTGACCAAGATGGTCAATCAGATCTGCATCGCCGGCGTCGTCCAGGGCCTGGCCGAAGGCATGCACTTCGCCAAGCGCGCGGGGCTCGACCCGCTGGAGGTCGCCGCGGCGATCTCCAAGGGCGCAGCGCAGTCCTGGCAGATGGACAACCGCTGGACGACCATGGCCGAGAACCGCTTCGACTTCGGCTTCGCGGTCGACTGGATGCGCAAGGACCTGGGCCTGGTGCTCGACGAGGCCCAGGCCAACGGAGCCAGGCTCGACATGACCGCCCTGGTCGACGGCTACTATGGCGAGGTGCAGGAGCTCGGCGGAAATCGTTGGGATACGTCGAGCCTGGTGGCGCGATTGGAGAAGCCGTGA
- a CDS encoding NUDIX domain-containing protein gives MKAVEIVAGVIRDHGGRVLTVRKRGTTAFMLPGGKRNPGEADIDTLSRELGEELGCDLVSAEHLGTYDAPAANEPDTRVYGAIYLAQVAGGVLPKAEIEELLWIEPKSPPSVRLAPLLERQVLPRLG, from the coding sequence GTGAAGGCCGTCGAGATCGTCGCCGGCGTGATCCGCGATCATGGGGGCCGGGTGCTGACTGTGCGCAAGCGCGGCACGACCGCATTCATGCTGCCCGGCGGCAAGCGCAATCCGGGCGAGGCCGACATCGACACGCTCTCGCGCGAACTGGGCGAGGAGCTCGGCTGCGACCTGGTCAGCGCCGAGCACCTCGGCACCTACGACGCGCCGGCCGCCAATGAGCCCGACACGCGGGTCTATGGCGCGATCTACCTGGCGCAGGTCGCCGGCGGCGTCCTGCCTAAGGCCGAGATCGAGGAGCTGCTCTGGATCGAGCCGAAGTCGCCCCCCAGCGTGCGGCTCGCGCCGCTGCTGGAGCGGCAGGTGCTGCCGCGGCTGGGCTAA